ACCCTGCTGCAGAATGGAGTCGAGCCCCCGATCGGCCGCGCCCATGGCCAGGCGCAGCAGCGATACCGGAAAAATGACCATGTTCATGCCCACGTTGGCGAGCTGATCCACCGTGTAGAGCTCACCCTTACCGAACTCAGTCATGTTCGCCAGCAGTGGCACGTCCACAGCGGCGCGCATGGCTTCGAACTCTGCCAGACTGCCCATTGCCTCGGGGAAGATCGCATCGGCACCGGCATCGGCGAGCTTTTTGGCTCGGTCCAGAGCCGCGTCCAGGCCATCAACGGCTCGCATATCGGTGCGCGCCATGATCAGAAAGTTCGGGTCCCGCCGCGCGTCCACGGCAGCACGAATGCGTTTGATCGCCGTGTCATCATCCACGACCTGTTTGCCGTCAAGGTGACCACACCGTTTCGGGTTCACCTGGTCCTCGATGTGCATTCCCGCGAGGCCGGCGTCTTCGAGGGTCTGAATTGTGCGAGCCACGTTCATCGGCTCGCCAAAACCGGTGTCCGCGTCGACGATGGCCGGAAGATCGGTCATCCTCGAAATTTGCTGACTCCGCGCGGCAACCTCGGTGAGGGTGGTCAAGCCGATGTCGGGCAGCCCCAGATCGGCCGAGAGCACGGCCCCGGAAATGTACACACCCTCGAAGCCCTTGCTCTGAATGAGCTTGGCCGATAACGGATTGAAAGCGCCGGGAAAGCGCTGCACCACACCGGACGCAAGTGAAGCGCGGAGGGCCAGTCGTTTGTCGGCCGCGGTGATACGCGAATACAGCATTAGAAGATCCCCATCACGCTCGTGGTCGGAAGCAGACCGGGACGGGCGGTGATGGTGAGGTCACCGAGGTCCACCGCAGTCAGTTCCGGCAGGCGTTCCGCAAGTGCGAGAAAACGTTCAATTTCTGATTCCTCCAGAACATCCGCGGCAAGCATCCGGAATTTATTCACGTATTCCGGGCGTCCGAAGGGCTTGGCACCCAGCGGATGCGCGTCGGCCACCGCAATCTCATCGGTGATCGTGCGTCCGTCGGTGAGCGTGATGACCACGCGACCACCGAAGGCCTTCTCGGTGACATCGAGGGAGTGGTATCGACGCGTCCACTCTGTATCTTCGGTCGTGGTGACCCTGTGCCAGAGCGCCACCGTGTCGGCGCGCCCGGCACGCTCCGGCGAGTAGGAATCCACGTGGTGCCAGCTGCCATCCTGCAACGCCACGGTGAAAATGTACGGAATTGAGTGGTCGAGAGTCTCGCGAGACGCCGTTGGGTCGTACTTCTGCGGGTCGTTTGCGCCGGAGCCGATCACATAGTGCGTGTGGTGGCTCGTGTGAATCACGACGGAAGCAATGTTCTCACCCGTCGCGAGCTCGGGATAGCTCCGGTGCAGACGACGAGCGAGGTCGATCCACGCCTGTGCCTGATACTCGGCCGAGTGTTCCTTGGTATAGCTGTCGAGGATGGCCCGCTTGGCACTGCCGAGCTTCGGCAGAGACACATCATACGAACCTTCCGGCCCGTCAAGCAGCCAGGCGATGACACCGTCCTCACCCTCATAGATCGGGGTCGGGCTGGTCTCACCGCGAAGGGCGCGGTCCACAGCTTCAACCGCCATCTTTCCGGCGAACGCCGGAGCATGTGACTTCCAGCTGCTGATTTCACCCTTACGCGACTGGCGGGTGGCCGTCGTTGTGTGCAGGGCCTGACCCACAGCTTGAAAGATGATCTCCTTCTCGAGTCCGAGAAGCGAACCGATGCCGGCCGCCGCCGACGGGCCTAGGTGGGCGACGTGGTCTATCTTGTGCGCGTGCAGGCTGATCGACTTCACGAGGTCGATCTGGATCTCATAGCCCGTGGCAATGCCGCGAACAAGGTCACGGCCGGTGAGTCCCCGTGCGGTCGCCAGGTGCTGAGCGACAGCGAGAATCGGGGGAATGTTGTCACCCGGGTGCGAGTACTCGGCGGCCAGGAACGTGTCGTGGTAATCCAGCTCACGCACGGCCACGCCGTTCGCCCACGCCGCCCACTCCGGGGAGACTCGGCGTCCGGGCAGCAGTCCGAACACGGTGGACCCCTCACCCCCGTTGGAGCGCGGGTGGGCCAGCGCCTGCGACCGGGCCGCCGTCACGGGCTTGCGGGTGAGGGACGCGGCAGCAACGGAGGCATTGTCGATGACACGGTTGATGATCATGTCGGTGACGTCGTCTGTGACGGCAACCGGGTCTGCCGCGCATGCGGCAATCTTCCAGGCAAGCTGGTCTTCCCGAGCAAGGTTTTCTTCACTTCGGTGTACTCGGACGTGGTGGAGCTGCACGATGGATCCCTTCGATTACGTGACCGGGGTGGCCGCATCCTCACCGAGCGTTGCGAGAACGTTGGTGAGGCTCTGGTAGAGGTGGACATGGGTGGCGTGAGCGGCGAGAGAAGCATCGCCGGCGATGATGGCATCGATGATGAGCAGATGTTCTGCAGCCGCTGATCGCAACCGCTTCTCATTGCCCTTGGCCACACGACGAATGCGCGCGAGGTGTGTACGCACGACGTCGAGGGCGCTGAGCAGAAAGGGGTTCGCCACGGCGGCATCGAGGGCCGCTTCGAACTCGTCGATGAGAGCGTAATACTGTCGAATTCCGTCATCACCGTGTTGGAGGAGTTCCGGAGCATCGTGGAACTGGGCACGCAAGTGTTCGAAGATCACCGGGTCACGTCGTTCGGCGGCCAGACGCACGGCATGCACCTCAAGGCCTTCGCGCAATTCGTACAGTTCCGTGATGCCCTCGATGGACAGCTCGGTCACTTCGAATCCGCGCCCACTTCGTCCAACGACCAGACCGTCTGCAATCAAACGGGCCACGGCCGCCCGCAGCGGCGTGCGAGACACGCCCAGGCGTTCCGCCTGCTCAACCTCAAGCAGGCCACTCCCGGGTGCCAAGTCACCGTCCAGAATCTCGCTGCGCAACTGCCGGTAAGCGCGCTCGGTGGCGCTCAGAGGTGCTTTCGACCCCAACTTTGCGGTTTCTGTATACACAAACCAGATTCTATTCCACCAGACCGGGTTTTATGCAATACTTCAACGACTCTTTGTATACAGAGGCGCTTCAATGGAGAGGTTCACAATGACTGGCGCACCACTTGGGCTTTATCAGCAGACGTGGCAACGAAGCATCGACTCTCCCGAAGAGTTCTGGCTGGAAGCCGCGACCGGCATCGACTGGAGCACTCCCCCGCGCGCGGCGCTCGAGCAGCGCTCCGCCACCGACTGGACCTGGTTTCCGGGCGGAACGCTGAACACGAGCTTCAACGCTCTCGACCGGCACGTGATCGCCGGCCGCGGCTCGCAGACCGCACTCATTTACGACTCGGCGATGACCGGGACGAAGATCTCCCTCACCTACCTGGAGCTGCTCGGCCGGGTCGCCAAATTTGCCGGTGCCCTGCGCGCTAACGGCGTGGGCCGCGGTGACCGGGTCATCATCTACCTCCCCATGATTCCCGAGGCTGTCGTGGCGATGCTCGCGTGCGCTCGTATCGGCGCCATCCACTCCGTAGTCTTTGGCGGTTTTGCCGCCAACGAACTGGCCGTGCGCATTGATGACGCCCGCCCCTCGGTCATCGTCACGGCATCGGGTGGCCTCGAACCCGGCCGGACGGTGGAATACCTTCCTCTGGTGCAGCGCGCACTGGCACTGAGCGCCGGCTCGGTCCATACCGTGATTGTGCGGAATCGCGACACAATCCCCGGCTCGGCCGCCGACTATGCCCACGAACCGGTGTCGTGGCTCGACTGGGCCGATGAGGAGGACAAGGCCGCGCCCGCCGATCCGGTGAGTCTGGCCTCTGAGGACCCGCTCTACATCCTCTACACCTCGGGCACCACGGGCAATCCCAAGGGCATCGTGCGCGACAATGGCGGGCACGCCGTGGCGCTGGCCTGGTCCATGCGCAACATTTACAACATCGAACCGGGAGATGTCTACTGGGCTGCGTCGGACGTGGGCTGGGTGGTGGGCCACTCCTACATTGTGTATGCCCCCCTCCTGGCGGGTGCAACCACGATTATTTACGAGGGCAAGCCCATCGGTACCCCCGATGCCGGCGCCTTCTGGCGGGTCATCGAGGAATATCAGGTGAAGGTGCTTTTTACCGCACCCACCGCGGTTCGGGCCATTCGACGAGTGGACCCCGAGCTCACAGAACTCACAAAATATGACGTGTCATGTCTCGCCAGCCTGTTTCTGGCCGGGGAGCGCCTGGACCCGGAGACCTTCCACTGGGCCAATGACGGTTTGCACTGCCCCGTGGTCGATCACTGGTGGCAGACGGAAACGGGATGGGCGATCTGTGCCAACCCCCTCGGCATCGAGGAACTGGAGACGCGTCCCGGTTCGGCCACCGTTCCGGTTCCGGGCTACAAAATTGACATCCTTGATTCCAAGGGGCACAGGGTCAAACGCGTGGGCAAGGACGGCAACATCGTTCTCCGACTTCCTCTGCCACCCGGCACCCTGCAGGGAATCTGGGGCAGCGCAGAGCGCTTTCAGAGCGCATACCTCTCGGCATTCCCGGGCTACTACGCCACGGGGGATTCGGGTCACTTCGACGAGGACGGCTACCTCTACATCATGGGACGCACCGACGACGTGATCAATGTGGCCGGTCACCGCCTGTCGACGGGATCCCTCGAAGAGGTTCTCACCCTGCACTCCGCCGTCGCCGAGTGTGCCGTGCTGGGCGTTCATGACGCTCTCAAGGGCCAGCGCGCAGCCGGTTTCGTCACCCTCAAGGCCGGAGCCACGATCGACCATGACACTCTGGCCACCGAACTCATCGCCCTGGTGCGTGATCATGTGGGTCCCGTCGCCGCATTCCGCGATGTGACCATTCTGGACCGACTACCCAAGACCCGATCGGGCAAGATTCTGCGCAAGACCATTCGCCAGATCGTGGATGGGGAGCCGTACACGGTTCCTCCCACCATCGAGGACCCCACCGTTCTCGATGACCTCAAGCGTGCACTCGACGCCTCCGCCCACAAGGCACCGGCCACACTGCTCACGCAGACCTGACACCCCCTACTTATCCACCGCTGATCCACCCCTGATCCACCCCACTGAAGCAAGGAGGCTCCAATGAGTGAACAGTTGAAAGATGCGTCCCCCCGATCAAAAATTGATTACATAGCATTCGAGAAGACACCCAGATTTCTGGCACTGAAGAAGACCCGAAACGGATTCGTCGTTCCGCTCGCCATCTTCTTTCTCGTCTGGTATTTCGCATATGTGATCGCCGCCGGGTATTTCCCCGAGTTCATGGCCACCCCGGTCTTCGGCCGCATCAACCTTGGCCTCATCCTGGGCCTCGGCCAGTTCGTCACGACCTTCGCAATCACCATGGCCTATGTCTCATTCGCCAACCGCAAGATCGACCCCCTCACCGAAGAACTGCGCTCTGAGCTGGAACGGATGGAAAAGGCATGATCGCCAGTACCCTGCACGCATTTGCGACCGCGGTCGAACCCACAGAGAACAACCCCGTTCTCAATATCTCCATCTTCCTGGCGTTTGTGGCCGTCACCCTCATTGTGGTGATTCGCGCCGGCCGCAACAACAAGAGTGCGGCCGACTACTACACCGGTGGCCGGTCCTTCACCGGACCACAGAATGGTTTCGCCATTGCCGGCGACTACCTCTCAGCTGCATCATTCCTCGGAATCGTTGGCGCCATCGCCGTCACCGGATACGACGGCTTCATGTATTCCATCGGCTTCCTCGTAGCGTGGCTCGTTGCCCTGCTTCTGGTCGCCGAGCTGATGCGCAACACCGGCAAGTTCACCATGGCCGATGTGCTCTCCTTCCGCCTCAAGCAGGGCCCGGTTCGCGTGGCAGCCGCCACGACGACACTGGCCGTGTGCTTCTTCTACCTGCTCGCGCAGATGGCCGGAGCCGGCGGCCTCGTGTCGCTTCTCCTCGGCATCAACGACAAACTCGGCCAGTCCATCGTGGTTGTGGTCGTCGGCGCGCTGATGATCGTCTACGTCCTCGTTGGCGGCATGAAGGGCACCACCTGGGTGCAGATCATCAAGGCCTTCCTGCTGATCCTTGGTGCGCTCGCCATGAGCATCTGGGTATTGGCGATCAACGGCTTCAACCTGTCTGCACTGCTGGAAAGCGCCGTAGCCACCTCAACATCCGTTCCGGCCGACGCCATTCTGGCTCCCGGTCTGAAGTACGGCGCCAACCCGCTGGACTTCATCTCCCTCGCCATCGCTCTGGTGCTCGGAACAGCCGGCCTGCCCCACGTTCTGATGCGCTTTTACACGGTGCCCACCGCCAAGGAAGCCCGCCGCTCGGTGGTCTGGGCTATCTGGCTCATCGGTGGTTTCTACATCTTCACGCTCGTCCTCGGTTTCGGCGCCGCGGCTCTCGTGGGTGGCGAAGCCATCCTCGCTGCTCCCGGTGGAGTGAACTCGGCAGCTCCCCTGCTGTCGCTCGCCCTCGGTGGTCCGCTGCTACTCGGCTTCATCTCCGCCATCGCCTTCGCCACGATTCTGGCGGTGGTGGCCGGCATCACGATCACAGCCGCTACGTCCTTTGCACATGACATCTACGGAAGCGTCATCAAGAAGGGCAAGGGAAACCCCGATGATGAGGTCAAGGTAGCCCGTCGAACCGTTGTCGTGATCGGTGTCCTGGCCATTGCCGGTGGTATCGGCGTTCAGGGGCAGAACATCGCCTTCCTGGTGGCCCTGGCCTTCGCCGTTGCGGCGAGCGCTAACCTGCCCACCATTTTGTTCTCGCTCTTCTGGCGTGGTTTCACCACCCGCGGCGCGGTGTGGAGCATGTATGGCGGACTCACCTCGGCGATTGTGCTGATTGTGCTCTCACCGGTGTTCTCGGGCACGCCCACGTCCATGTTCGGTGACGGCGTCAACTTCGCCATCTTCCCCCTGAGCAACCCGGGAATCATTTCCATTCCACTCGGCTTCTTCCTCGGCTGGCTCGGATCGGTTACGAGCACCGTCAAGGAGAGCCCATCGCTTGCCGCCGAGATGTCCGTTCGTTCCCTCACCGGCCACGGTGCGGAAAAGGCGGTCGAGCACTAGGCGCACACCGCAACACACCGCCCCGCCCCAACGAAGCGGCACCCGAGAGGAACTCTCTCGGGTGCCGCTTCGTTGTTGACGAGCTACATGAACTACCGAACCGTTAGCGGTCCGCGCGTGAGGCGCGTCGGCGACGCCTGAGCCACGGGCTTGATCACGATCAGGTCGAGGTTCACATGAGCGGGGCGCAGCACGCTCGCCACGATCGTCTCGGCAATGTCCTCAGCAACGAGCGGATTCGGGACATTCTCGTAGGCTTCGACTGCCTTCGTAGCATCGCCACCAAAACGAACAAGACCGAATTCATCGGTCTTCACCATTCCCGGTGCAACCTCAATGACACGAATCGGTTCGCCATTCAACTCGAGACGGAGGACCTCAGTCATGGCGTGGGCCGCGAACTTCGCCGCGTTATACCCGCCACCGCCCAGATAGGCCACGTGGCCGGCAATTGAGGTGATATTGACAATGTCAGCGGAGCCCCCGGCATCCGCTATGGCTGCCCGCAACAGCGGCAGCACGACGGTCGTGACCCGCTTGACGGCCAGCACATTGATCTCGAACATCCAGGCCCAGTCCTCCACGCTCGAGTTCTCCACGGAGTCGAGCCCCTTGGCTCCACCAGCGTTGTTTACGAGGGCGTGCACAGGCCCGGATGCCGCGAGGTAGTCCCGCAACGCATCCACGTCGGTCTGCTTCGTCAGATCTGCGGTGAAGACCTCGGCCCCGGTCTCCGCGGCGAGCGCCGCCAAGCGATCCGCGCGCCGCGCTACACCCACGACATTCCATCCCTTGTCACGGAAAGCGCGCACGGTGGCGGCTCCAATTCCCGAACTCGCACCGGTCACAACTACTCTTCGTGTACTCATTTCTCTATTCTCGCGGCAGAATGGACGGAATGAGCGCACCGCACCCTGCCACCACTCAACCGGCCAAACGACGAGTCCCCCTCTGGGATAATGCTCGGTGGATCACCGTGACCCTGGTGGTCGTGGGACACGCAATCCTCAAGTTGATTGGCGAGTCCGATACGGCGTACGCCATGTACCTCTTTATTTACGCCTTTCATGTGCCCGTTTTCGTGGCGGTCAGCGGCTACTTTGCCAAGTCGGACCCACCCGGAACACGCCAGCTGAAGCGGCTGCTCACGGACATCATCTTTCCCTATGTCATCTTTGAGACCGTGTGGACCTGTATTCGCTGGGTGCTCGGCGGCACATTCCGA
This sequence is a window from Cryobacterium sp. CG_9.6. Protein-coding genes within it:
- a CDS encoding cation acetate symporter, which codes for MIASTLHAFATAVEPTENNPVLNISIFLAFVAVTLIVVIRAGRNNKSAADYYTGGRSFTGPQNGFAIAGDYLSAASFLGIVGAIAVTGYDGFMYSIGFLVAWLVALLLVAELMRNTGKFTMADVLSFRLKQGPVRVAAATTTLAVCFFYLLAQMAGAGGLVSLLLGINDKLGQSIVVVVVGALMIVYVLVGGMKGTTWVQIIKAFLLILGALAMSIWVLAINGFNLSALLESAVATSTSVPADAILAPGLKYGANPLDFISLAIALVLGTAGLPHVLMRFYTVPTAKEARRSVVWAIWLIGGFYIFTLVLGFGAAALVGGEAILAAPGGVNSAAPLLSLALGGPLLLGFISAIAFATILAVVAGITITAATSFAHDIYGSVIKKGKGNPDDEVKVARRTVVVIGVLAIAGGIGVQGQNIAFLVALAFAVAASANLPTILFSLFWRGFTTRGAVWSMYGGLTSAIVLIVLSPVFSGTPTSMFGDGVNFAIFPLSNPGIISIPLGFFLGWLGSVTSTVKESPSLAAEMSVRSLTGHGAEKAVEH
- a CDS encoding AMP-binding protein encodes the protein MTGAPLGLYQQTWQRSIDSPEEFWLEAATGIDWSTPPRAALEQRSATDWTWFPGGTLNTSFNALDRHVIAGRGSQTALIYDSAMTGTKISLTYLELLGRVAKFAGALRANGVGRGDRVIIYLPMIPEAVVAMLACARIGAIHSVVFGGFAANELAVRIDDARPSVIVTASGGLEPGRTVEYLPLVQRALALSAGSVHTVIVRNRDTIPGSAADYAHEPVSWLDWADEEDKAAPADPVSLASEDPLYILYTSGTTGNPKGIVRDNGGHAVALAWSMRNIYNIEPGDVYWAASDVGWVVGHSYIVYAPLLAGATTIIYEGKPIGTPDAGAFWRVIEEYQVKVLFTAPTAVRAIRRVDPELTELTKYDVSCLASLFLAGERLDPETFHWANDGLHCPVVDHWWQTETGWAICANPLGIEELETRPGSATVPVPGYKIDILDSKGHRVKRVGKDGNIVLRLPLPPGTLQGIWGSAERFQSAYLSAFPGYYATGDSGHFDEDGYLYIMGRTDDVINVAGHRLSTGSLEEVLTLHSAVAECAVLGVHDALKGQRAAGFVTLKAGATIDHDTLATELIALVRDHVGPVAAFRDVTILDRLPKTRSGKILRKTIRQIVDGEPYTVPPTIEDPTVLDDLKRALDASAHKAPATLLTQT
- a CDS encoding GntR family transcriptional regulator; protein product: MYTETAKLGSKAPLSATERAYRQLRSEILDGDLAPGSGLLEVEQAERLGVSRTPLRAAVARLIADGLVVGRSGRGFEVTELSIEGITELYELREGLEVHAVRLAAERRDPVIFEHLRAQFHDAPELLQHGDDGIRQYYALIDEFEAALDAAVANPFLLSALDVVRTHLARIRRVAKGNEKRLRSAAAEHLLIIDAIIAGDASLAAHATHVHLYQSLTNVLATLGEDAATPVT
- a CDS encoding DUF485 domain-containing protein, encoding MSEQLKDASPRSKIDYIAFEKTPRFLALKKTRNGFVVPLAIFFLVWYFAYVIAAGYFPEFMATPVFGRINLGLILGLGQFVTTFAITMAYVSFANRKIDPLTEELRSELERMEKA
- the prpB gene encoding methylisocitrate lyase, producing the protein MLYSRITAADKRLALRASLASGVVQRFPGAFNPLSAKLIQSKGFEGVYISGAVLSADLGLPDIGLTTLTEVAARSQQISRMTDLPAIVDADTGFGEPMNVARTIQTLEDAGLAGMHIEDQVNPKRCGHLDGKQVVDDDTAIKRIRAAVDARRDPNFLIMARTDMRAVDGLDAALDRAKKLADAGADAIFPEAMGSLAEFEAMRAAVDVPLLANMTEFGKGELYTVDQLANVGMNMVIFPVSLLRLAMGAADRGLDSILQQGTLEPMLGEMQHRADLYELLDYSEYSHFDSGIFDFTLNPHITSKV
- a CDS encoding SDR family NAD(P)-dependent oxidoreductase, which produces MSTRRVVVTGASSGIGAATVRAFRDKGWNVVGVARRADRLAALAAETGAEVFTADLTKQTDVDALRDYLAASGPVHALVNNAGGAKGLDSVENSSVEDWAWMFEINVLAVKRVTTVVLPLLRAAIADAGGSADIVNITSIAGHVAYLGGGGYNAAKFAAHAMTEVLRLELNGEPIRVIEVAPGMVKTDEFGLVRFGGDATKAVEAYENVPNPLVAEDIAETIVASVLRPAHVNLDLIVIKPVAQASPTRLTRGPLTVR
- a CDS encoding MmgE/PrpD family protein, whose protein sequence is MVQLHHVRVHRSEENLAREDQLAWKIAACAADPVAVTDDVTDMIINRVIDNASVAAASLTRKPVTAARSQALAHPRSNGGEGSTVFGLLPGRRVSPEWAAWANGVAVRELDYHDTFLAAEYSHPGDNIPPILAVAQHLATARGLTGRDLVRGIATGYEIQIDLVKSISLHAHKIDHVAHLGPSAAAGIGSLLGLEKEIIFQAVGQALHTTTATRQSRKGEISSWKSHAPAFAGKMAVEAVDRALRGETSPTPIYEGEDGVIAWLLDGPEGSYDVSLPKLGSAKRAILDSYTKEHSAEYQAQAWIDLARRLHRSYPELATGENIASVVIHTSHHTHYVIGSGANDPQKYDPTASRETLDHSIPYIFTVALQDGSWHHVDSYSPERAGRADTVALWHRVTTTEDTEWTRRYHSLDVTEKAFGGRVVITLTDGRTITDEIAVADAHPLGAKPFGRPEYVNKFRMLAADVLEESEIERFLALAERLPELTAVDLGDLTITARPGLLPTTSVMGIF